A genomic segment from Nonomuraea helvata encodes:
- a CDS encoding DUF4233 domain-containing protein has product MNFQVTPGMRRLGASVLGMEAIVAGLITPVAITVGGVAPGLAVTAGIGLAVLCVVAAGLLKRPFGYVLGSVVQVLAISTGFLVPTMFFLGAIFTALWITAIIVARRVEGATSR; this is encoded by the coding sequence ATGAATTTCCAGGTCACTCCAGGTATGCGCCGATTGGGCGCGAGCGTGCTCGGCATGGAGGCCATCGTGGCCGGGCTGATCACGCCTGTGGCGATCACCGTGGGCGGCGTCGCGCCGGGGCTGGCCGTGACCGCCGGCATCGGCCTCGCCGTGCTGTGCGTGGTCGCGGCGGGCCTGCTCAAGAGGCCCTTCGGCTACGTTCTCGGCAGCGTCGTACAGGTGCTGGCGATCTCCACGGGATTCCTCGTTCCGACCATGTTCTTCCTCGGCGCGATCTTCACGGCGCTGTGGATTACGGCGATTATCGTCGCTCGCCGTGTCGAGGGCGCTACTTCCCGCTAA
- a CDS encoding folylpolyglutamate synthase/dihydrofolate synthase family protein, whose translation MERGVEWDFEPTLDRIAALLDLLGSPQRAYPVIHIAGTNGKTSTARLTEALLRERNLRVGRFTSPHLVSMRERITVDGEPLSEERFAEVFEEIMPYVELTDSQGHRRIQFFELLTAMAFAAYADTPVDVAVIEAGMGGSWDATNVADGTVSVITPISLDHMDRLGPDIPSIASEKAGIIKPGATAVLAQQELAAAEVLMRRAADVGAVVAREGLEFGVLSREVAIGGQLLTLRGLKGVYDEVYLPLYGAHQASNAVCALAAVEALTGGDDPLDVDLVRQAFAQASSPGRMEVVRRTPTVVIDAAHNPGGMQATLEGLHEAFDFAKVIGVVAAMRDKDVDALLELLEPVLDEIVVTRNSSPRSMSPEELASLAEPLFGEERVQIVDRLDDAIDRAIGIADSEGEFSGTGVLITGSVVTAGDARQLLKADGSR comes from the coding sequence ATGGAGCGCGGCGTCGAGTGGGATTTCGAGCCGACGCTCGACAGGATCGCGGCCCTTCTTGACCTGCTCGGCTCGCCGCAGCGGGCGTACCCGGTCATACACATCGCCGGCACCAACGGCAAGACGAGCACGGCGCGGCTCACCGAGGCGCTGCTCAGGGAGCGCAATCTGAGGGTGGGGCGGTTCACCAGCCCCCATCTCGTGTCGATGCGCGAGCGGATCACCGTGGACGGGGAGCCGCTGAGCGAGGAGCGGTTCGCAGAGGTCTTCGAAGAGATCATGCCCTACGTCGAGCTGACCGACAGCCAGGGGCACCGGCGCATCCAGTTCTTCGAGTTGCTGACCGCCATGGCGTTCGCCGCGTACGCCGACACGCCCGTCGACGTCGCCGTGATCGAGGCGGGCATGGGCGGCTCCTGGGACGCGACGAACGTGGCCGACGGCACCGTGTCCGTGATCACGCCCATCTCGCTGGACCACATGGACCGGCTCGGGCCCGACATCCCCAGCATCGCCTCCGAGAAGGCCGGGATCATCAAGCCCGGCGCGACCGCCGTGCTCGCGCAGCAGGAGCTGGCCGCGGCGGAGGTGCTGATGCGGCGGGCCGCGGACGTCGGGGCCGTCGTGGCCCGTGAGGGCCTCGAGTTCGGCGTGCTCAGCCGCGAGGTGGCGATCGGCGGGCAGCTGCTCACCCTGCGCGGGCTCAAGGGCGTCTACGACGAGGTCTACCTGCCGCTCTACGGCGCGCATCAGGCGAGCAACGCCGTCTGCGCGCTGGCCGCCGTCGAGGCGTTGACCGGCGGCGACGACCCGCTCGACGTCGATCTCGTACGTCAGGCGTTCGCGCAGGCGTCCTCGCCAGGGCGCATGGAGGTCGTGCGCCGCACGCCGACGGTCGTGATCGACGCGGCGCACAACCCGGGCGGCATGCAGGCGACCCTGGAAGGGCTGCACGAGGCGTTCGACTTCGCCAAGGTCATCGGCGTCGTCGCGGCCATGCGCGACAAGGACGTCGACGCGCTGCTCGAGCTGCTGGAGCCCGTGCTCGACGAGATCGTCGTGACCCGTAACTCCTCGCCCAGGTCGATGTCGCCCGAGGAGCTGGCGTCGCTGGCCGAGCCGCTGTTCGGCGAGGAGCGCGTACAGATCGTGGACCGGCTCGACGACGCCATCGACAGGGCCATCGGCATCGCCGACTCCGAGGGAGAGTTCAGCGGTACGGGCGTGCTCATCACCGGGTCCGTCGTCACGGCGGGCGACGCGCGGCAGCTGCTGAAAGCGGATGGTTCGCGATGA